In bacterium, the genomic window TATGTGGCGGCCACACAGCTTTAGTGTTGGGACATAAATTCCAACAAGTCGTCTTTCTTGAATCGGAGAGTCCGACCGTGTTTGTAACCCTTGAGTCCTTTTTTCAGCCACCAACGTCGGAGTGTTTCGTAATGAACACCCAACATGGTAGCGGCTTCTCGAAGGGTT contains:
- a CDS encoding helix-turn-helix domain-containing protein, with amino-acid sequence MSKPVEKEFLTLREAATMLGVHYETLRRWWLKKGLKGYKHGRTLRFKKDDLLEFMSQH